In a genomic window of Macaca nemestrina isolate mMacNem1 chromosome 18, mMacNem.hap1, whole genome shotgun sequence:
- the LOC105482950 gene encoding vitamin K epoxide reductase complex subunit 1 isoform X1, translated as MGSTWGNPGWVRLALCLAGLVLSLYALHVKAARARDRDYRALCDVGTAISCSRVFSSRWGRGFGLVEHVLGPDSILNQSNSIFGCIFYTLQLLLGCLRTRWASVLLLLSSLVSLAGSVYLAWILFFVLYDFCIVCITTYAINVGLMWLSFRKVQEPQGKAKRH; from the exons ATGGGCAGCACCTGGGGGAACCCTGGCTGGGTGCGGCTCGCTCTTTGCTTGGCCGGCCTAGTGCTTTCGCTCTACGCGCTGCACGTGAAGGCGGCGCGCGCCCGGGACAGGGATTACCGCGCGCTCTGCGACGTGGGCACCGCCATCAGCTGTTCCCGCGTCTTCTCCTCCAG GTGGGGCAGGGGCTTCGGGCTGGTGGAGCATGTGCTGGGACCGGACAGCATCCTCAATCAATCCAACAGCATATTTGGTTGCATCTTCTACACACTACAGCTATTGTTAG GTTGCCTGCGTACGCGCTGGGCCTCTGTCCTGCTGCTGCTGAGCTCCCTGGTGTCTCTCGCTGGTTCTGTCTACCTGGCCTGGATCCTGTTCTTCGTGCTCTATGATTTCTGCATTGTTTGCATCACCACCTATGCCATCAATGTGGGCCTGATGTGGCTCAGTTTCCGGAAGGTCCAAGAACCCCAGGGCAAGGCTAAGAGGCACTGA
- the LOC105482950 gene encoding vitamin K epoxide reductase complex subunit 1 isoform X2: MGSTWGNPGWVRLALCLAGLVLSLYALHVKAARARDRDYRALCDVGTAISCSRVFSSRLPAYALGLCPAAAELPGVSRWFCLPGLDPVLRAL; this comes from the exons ATGGGCAGCACCTGGGGGAACCCTGGCTGGGTGCGGCTCGCTCTTTGCTTGGCCGGCCTAGTGCTTTCGCTCTACGCGCTGCACGTGAAGGCGGCGCGCGCCCGGGACAGGGATTACCGCGCGCTCTGCGACGTGGGCACCGCCATCAGCTGTTCCCGCGTCTTCTCCTCCAG GTTGCCTGCGTACGCGCTGGGCCTCTGTCCTGCTGCTGCTGAGCTCCCTGGTGTCTCTCGCTGGTTCTGTCTACCTGGCCTGGATCCTGTTCTTCGTGCTCTATGA